From Verrucomicrobiia bacterium, the proteins below share one genomic window:
- a CDS encoding nucleotidyl transferase AbiEii/AbiGii toxin family protein, whose translation MPLTTFQKEILAVLAANRSEESHFAGGIVLNAADDSPRFSHDFDIFHEIAEEVARSSDRDVAALRAAGFQVTIASPRGEWEQDAAFRKARVSRGNDLVEIDWAADSAFRFFPIERDPVLGWRLHLFDVATNKALALSARTETRDYVDIVELNKSFPLAAICWAACGKDPGFTPLSLLEMMKRFARINPTDLDKIKARALDPVKLKMAWIEMSDAAEADMIRVADEQPDLPIGVAFVDVSGRPGWIGNDPKLRVHAPSVRGCWPTMHGVE comes from the coding sequence ATGCCTCTCACCACTTTTCAAAAGGAAATTCTAGCCGTCCTTGCGGCGAACCGCAGCGAGGAAAGCCATTTCGCCGGCGGCATTGTTTTGAATGCTGCCGATGATTCGCCTCGCTTCTCGCACGACTTTGACATCTTCCACGAAATCGCGGAGGAAGTGGCCCGTTCCAGCGATCGGGACGTGGCCGCGCTTCGCGCCGCGGGATTTCAGGTGACGATTGCTTCGCCTCGCGGTGAGTGGGAGCAGGACGCCGCTTTCCGGAAGGCAAGAGTGAGCCGAGGGAACGACTTGGTCGAGATTGACTGGGCGGCGGATTCCGCATTCCGCTTCTTTCCCATCGAACGCGATCCAGTGTTGGGCTGGCGGCTTCATTTATTCGACGTCGCGACCAACAAAGCGCTCGCTCTTTCCGCTCGCACCGAAACGCGCGACTACGTAGATATCGTGGAACTGAACAAGTCGTTTCCGCTGGCGGCAATCTGCTGGGCGGCCTGCGGCAAGGATCCCGGTTTCACTCCGCTCTCGCTGCTCGAAATGATGAAGCGTTTCGCGCGGATCAATCCCACTGATCTCGACAAAATCAAGGCACGCGCCTTGGACCCCGTGAAACTCAAGATGGCCTGGATTGAAATGAGCGACGCGGCCGAGGCGGACATGATTCGCGTGGCCGACGAACAGCCGGATCTGCCCATTGGCGTCGCCTTCGTGGATGTCAGCGGCAGGCCGGGATGGATCGGTAACGACCCGAAACTTCGGGTGCATGCACCGTCTGTGCGTGGCTGCTGGCCGACGATGCATGGCGTGGAATGA
- a CDS encoding methyltransferase — protein MSDTLFKGWAKPGPIPPGLASGVQVEPHETLDAVSGHFRLFQLRNGHRFSTDDILTAWYGTSWCPTARTALDLGSGIGTVGMICAWRLPGARFVTVEAQTESVTLAKKSARYNGLTERYQIRHGDFRDADVIKADEKFDLITGSPPYFPPGTGVESEHPQKLACRFELRGTVADYCTTAARHLTLGGFFACVFPTEPAQLARVEQGARAAGLVIVRRRPVVFREGEPPLVALFGLMRAADLPEWFRGQTWVEPDLIIRTRDGKIHPEYSALKPAIGFPP, from the coding sequence ATGAGCGACACCCTTTTCAAAGGCTGGGCCAAGCCGGGACCAATTCCGCCCGGGCTTGCTTCGGGCGTGCAAGTGGAGCCGCACGAAACGCTTGATGCCGTCAGCGGGCATTTTCGCTTGTTCCAACTGCGCAACGGACATCGCTTCTCGACGGACGACATCCTCACGGCGTGGTATGGCACGAGCTGGTGTCCGACGGCGCGGACGGCGCTCGATCTCGGCAGCGGCATCGGGACGGTGGGGATGATTTGCGCGTGGCGTTTGCCGGGTGCGCGGTTCGTGACGGTCGAGGCGCAGACGGAGAGCGTGACGCTGGCGAAAAAGTCGGCGCGGTATAACGGACTGACGGAGCGCTACCAAATCCGGCATGGAGATTTTCGCGACGCGGATGTTATCAAGGCTGACGAAAAGTTTGATCTCATCACCGGCAGTCCACCGTATTTCCCGCCGGGCACGGGCGTGGAAAGCGAGCACCCGCAAAAGCTCGCGTGCCGCTTTGAACTGCGCGGCACGGTGGCTGATTATTGCACCACGGCGGCCAGGCATCTCACGCTCGGTGGTTTCTTCGCCTGTGTTTTTCCCACCGAACCAGCGCAACTCGCGCGGGTGGAGCAGGGGGCACGTGCGGCCGGACTGGTGATCGTGCGCCGTCGTCCGGTGGTGTTCCGCGAAGGCGAGCCGCCGTTGGTGGCGTTGTTCGGCCTGATGCGCGCGGCGGATTTGCCAGAATGGTTTCGTGGACAAACCTGGGTCGAACCGGACCTCATCATCCGCACGCGGGACGGAAAAATTCACCCTGAATATTCCGCGCTAAAGCCTGCCATTGGCTTCCCGCCATAA
- a CDS encoding proton-conducting transporter membrane subunit — translation MIPGPFFLVAAFSLLAAILVGRRAPRAWLAATLGGLGAGLLAAVAVLLGGAEWNWRSTFPVAGEPLHLRLDALSALFLALLAVVGAAGSVYSREYWADRAHPRSARSGRVWWSVLLLCMGLVLLSSNGLHFLMAWELFTVSSYFLITLNRQPRAVRAAGWLYLAASHAATLCLFAFFVTLAARTGSWELGPMREQAELAPLFWLALVGFGVKAGVFPLHIWLPSAHANAPSHVSAIMSGVTIKLGIYGLVRFSSWLPVPAAAGWVVVALGLASAVLGVAFALGQHDLKRLLAYHSVENIGIILIGLGFALVAVEHGQLAWGGLALAGGLLHVWNHGLFKSLLFLGAGSVLHATGTREMSRLGGLWRHLPWTAGLFALGAVAIAGLPPLNGFVSEWLVYLGLFDAVNAHANAALPAVLAVVLLALTGALALACFIKVCGVVFLGAPRTADAEHAHECGLGMRGPMLALAAGCVVTGLVPVVFWPALARAVVVWNPAWSGLDRPVSLNTLGTFHLALALAAVLAAWLLRSRTRANGLRRTVTWDCGYAAPTARMQYTAGSFAATITGWFDWILHPHRHERCPEGTFPTRASFAEHTPETVLEEVVAPGAGLVMRVAAVVRRLQHGRVQAYVLYLVAGLAALAILVMIGGGL, via the coding sequence ATGATCCCCGGGCCATTCTTCCTCGTCGCCGCGTTCAGCCTGCTCGCGGCCATTCTCGTCGGGCGCCGCGCGCCGCGGGCGTGGCTGGCGGCCACGCTCGGAGGACTGGGGGCCGGCCTGCTCGCCGCCGTGGCTGTGCTGCTTGGGGGCGCGGAGTGGAACTGGCGCAGCACATTTCCCGTGGCGGGCGAACCGCTGCACCTGCGGCTGGATGCCTTGAGCGCCCTGTTCCTCGCGCTGTTGGCGGTCGTGGGCGCCGCCGGCAGCGTGTATTCCCGCGAGTATTGGGCGGATCGGGCGCATCCGCGGTCCGCCCGCTCGGGCCGCGTATGGTGGAGTGTGCTGTTGCTGTGCATGGGGCTCGTGCTGCTGTCCTCGAACGGGCTGCATTTCCTGATGGCGTGGGAGCTGTTCACCGTCAGCAGTTATTTCCTGATCACCCTCAACCGTCAGCCGCGCGCGGTGCGCGCGGCGGGCTGGCTTTACCTTGCGGCGTCGCATGCGGCGACCCTCTGCCTGTTCGCCTTCTTCGTCACGCTGGCGGCGCGCACCGGCAGCTGGGAACTCGGTCCGATGCGCGAACAGGCGGAACTGGCCCCGTTGTTCTGGCTGGCGCTGGTTGGTTTCGGCGTGAAGGCCGGCGTGTTTCCGCTGCACATCTGGCTGCCTTCGGCGCATGCCAATGCGCCCAGCCACGTTTCGGCCATCATGTCCGGCGTGACCATCAAGCTGGGCATCTACGGACTCGTGCGTTTCAGCAGCTGGCTGCCCGTGCCGGCGGCCGCCGGTTGGGTGGTGGTCGCGTTGGGCTTGGCCAGTGCGGTGTTGGGCGTTGCGTTTGCGCTCGGCCAGCATGACCTGAAACGACTGCTCGCCTATCACAGCGTTGAGAACATCGGCATCATTCTCATCGGGCTCGGGTTTGCCCTTGTGGCCGTGGAGCACGGACAACTGGCCTGGGGTGGACTAGCCTTGGCGGGCGGACTGTTGCATGTCTGGAACCACGGCTTGTTCAAATCCCTGTTGTTCCTCGGCGCGGGTTCGGTGCTGCACGCCACCGGCACGCGCGAAATGAGCCGGCTCGGCGGGCTGTGGCGGCACCTGCCGTGGACGGCCGGGTTGTTCGCGCTCGGCGCCGTGGCCATCGCGGGTCTGCCGCCCTTGAACGGCTTCGTCAGCGAATGGCTGGTCTATCTCGGCTTGTTCGACGCCGTCAACGCGCACGCGAATGCCGCGTTGCCGGCCGTCCTCGCGGTGGTGCTGCTGGCGCTGACCGGCGCGCTGGCGCTGGCCTGTTTCATCAAGGTCTGTGGCGTCGTGTTTCTCGGCGCGCCGCGCACGGCCGACGCCGAACACGCCCACGAATGCGGGCTCGGGATGCGCGGGCCGATGCTCGCGCTGGCGGCGGGCTGTGTTGTGACCGGTCTGGTGCCCGTGGTGTTCTGGCCGGCGCTGGCGCGGGCGGTTGTCGTGTGGAATCCCGCCTGGAGCGGCCTCGATCGCCCGGTCTCGCTGAACACGCTCGGAACGTTTCACCTGGCCCTGGCGCTGGCCGCGGTGCTCGCGGCGTGGCTGCTTCGGAGCCGCACACGGGCAAATGGCTTGCGCCGCACGGTGACGTGGGACTGCGGTTACGCGGCTCCGACGGCGCGCATGCAATACACGGCCGGTTCGTTCGCGGCCACCATCACCGGCTGGTTTGACTGGATTCTGCATCCGCATCGCCACGAACGGTGCCCCGAGGGAACGTTCCCAACCCGCGCAAGCTTTGCGGAGCACACGCCCGAGACGGTGCTTGAGGAAGTAGTGGCACCGGGGGCCGGACTCGTGATGCGCGTGGCCGCCGTCGTGCGACGGCTCCAACACGGGCGGGTGCAGGCTTACGTGCTTTATCTCGTCGCCGGCCTCGCCGCACTGGCGATCCTGGTCATGATCGGAGGTGGCCTGTGA
- a CDS encoding PTS sugar transporter subunit IIA, whose amino-acid sequence MFTNHVASAVMYLNLIQIAESFGVSEKVVEDWIRKEGLPSTPDRGRLLFDRGQVATWAASRGLAAQAGFLAPGSPVITAGWRLESLLRAGGIWRNVEKGAVTDVFEKIVSVLPGATPPIRQLLARRLRARDGVTFAPVGGGFALPHPSMRVALGRDSGVVALLLLREPLELAEPAPDDEPVTRLIFFIAPSPRAHLDLLGRLNRVLASGPLRELVMRGAPDSEIFQALTKAEGAGREVKL is encoded by the coding sequence ATGTTTACGAACCACGTTGCTTCCGCCGTCATGTATCTAAACCTCATCCAGATTGCCGAGTCGTTCGGTGTTTCGGAAAAGGTCGTCGAAGACTGGATCCGCAAGGAGGGGCTGCCATCCACGCCGGATCGTGGCCGGCTGTTGTTCGACCGCGGGCAAGTGGCCACGTGGGCCGCTTCGCGCGGTCTCGCGGCGCAGGCGGGGTTCCTCGCGCCGGGAAGTCCGGTCATCACGGCCGGCTGGCGGCTGGAATCGTTGCTGCGCGCCGGTGGCATCTGGCGGAACGTTGAGAAGGGCGCCGTGACTGATGTGTTCGAGAAGATTGTCTCCGTGCTGCCGGGCGCAACCCCGCCGATTCGGCAGCTCCTCGCCCGGCGTCTGCGCGCCCGGGACGGCGTGACGTTTGCACCGGTGGGGGGTGGATTTGCCCTGCCACATCCGAGCATGCGCGTGGCGCTGGGGCGTGATTCCGGCGTGGTGGCGCTGCTGCTCCTGCGCGAACCGCTGGAACTGGCGGAACCGGCGCCCGACGACGAGCCGGTGACACGCTTGATCTTCTTCATCGCGCCCTCGCCGCGCGCGCATCTTGATTTGCTGGGCCGGCTGAATCGCGTGCTGGCGAGTGGCCCGTTGCGGGAACTGGTGATGCGGGGCGCCCCGGATTCGGAGATTTTTCAAGCACTGACAAAGGCCGAGGGGGCGGGCCGGGAGGTGAAACTGTGA
- a CDS encoding proton-conducting transporter membrane subunit, protein MTPGVLLLIAACGVIAGLVLGPWRPRLWLALTSAGAIVALVAALWVLVGATDWEWRSGFAVAGEPLHLRLDGLSAFFLVLLSVVGGAGAVYAREYWADQQHPDSAGRGRLAWNAISLSMGGVLLISNGLHFLIAWELFAISGYFLIVLERQRREVRTAGWLYLAVSHAGTLCLFAFFVALAARTGSWELGPLRAHAELAPLFWLALAGFGVKAGLFPLHIWLPSAHANAPSHVSAIMSGVAIKMGLYGIIRFGGWLPVPPAAGGVVIGIGAVTALLGIAFAFAQNDLKRLLAYCSVENVGIIAIGLGGALLGVRHGDAPWGRLLLAGALLHVWNHGAFKALLFLGAGSVLHATGTRELSRLGGLARVMPWTAGLFALGAAAISALPPLNGFVSEWLLYLGLFDAAASRSHTAWAAMPAVIALATAGALALASFVKASAMIFLGAPRTEAAAHAHECGPWMRGPMLALAGACVGIGLAPCVFWPAVARAVGAWNPAWAGAEMPAPLFTLSAVQFALAGLFIAGGTWLWRRARANGLRRALTWDCGYARPTARMQYTGGSFAGIAGGWFAWILQPERALRRPRGPFPGRASRIERVPETVLERGIEPAGRVVMRASAAVRRLQHGRLQFYILYLAAGVAVLAMLVWLEGRP, encoded by the coding sequence GTGACTCCGGGCGTGTTGTTGTTGATTGCGGCGTGCGGCGTGATCGCCGGGCTCGTGCTGGGCCCCTGGCGGCCGCGATTGTGGCTGGCGCTGACGTCGGCGGGCGCAATTGTGGCGCTGGTCGCGGCACTGTGGGTGCTCGTGGGCGCGACGGATTGGGAATGGCGCAGCGGGTTTGCCGTGGCGGGCGAACCGCTGCACCTGCGGCTCGACGGCCTCAGCGCATTTTTCCTCGTGCTGCTCAGCGTGGTGGGCGGCGCGGGCGCGGTTTATGCCCGCGAGTATTGGGCGGACCAACAGCATCCGGATTCGGCCGGTCGCGGGCGGCTGGCCTGGAACGCCATCAGTTTGAGCATGGGGGGCGTCCTGCTCATATCAAACGGACTGCATTTCCTCATCGCGTGGGAACTGTTCGCCATCAGCGGTTACTTTCTGATTGTGCTGGAACGCCAGCGGCGCGAGGTGCGCACGGCGGGCTGGCTGTATCTGGCGGTGTCGCACGCGGGAACACTTTGCCTGTTTGCCTTTTTTGTCGCCCTGGCGGCGCGCACCGGCAGTTGGGAACTCGGCCCGCTGCGTGCGCATGCGGAATTGGCGCCGCTGTTTTGGCTGGCACTCGCCGGATTTGGAGTGAAGGCAGGCCTGTTTCCGCTGCACATCTGGCTGCCCTCGGCGCACGCCAACGCGCCGAGCCATGTCTCGGCCATCATGTCGGGCGTGGCGATCAAGATGGGGCTCTACGGGATCATCCGTTTTGGCGGCTGGCTGCCGGTGCCGCCGGCGGCGGGCGGCGTGGTCATCGGGATCGGCGCGGTCACGGCCCTGCTTGGCATTGCATTCGCCTTTGCCCAAAACGATCTCAAACGGCTGCTCGCGTATTGTTCGGTCGAAAACGTCGGCATCATCGCCATCGGCCTCGGTGGGGCGCTGCTCGGCGTGCGGCACGGGGATGCGCCGTGGGGCCGGCTGCTGCTGGCGGGCGCATTGCTGCACGTGTGGAACCACGGCGCGTTCAAGGCGCTGCTGTTCCTCGGCGCGGGCTCGGTGTTGCATGCCACCGGCACGCGCGAGCTGAGCCGGCTCGGCGGACTGGCCCGCGTGATGCCCTGGACGGCGGGATTGTTTGCGCTGGGGGCGGCCGCGATTTCCGCCCTGCCGCCGCTGAACGGCTTCGTCAGTGAATGGCTGCTGTATCTCGGCCTCTTCGACGCGGCGGCGAGCCGGAGTCACACGGCCTGGGCGGCGATGCCCGCGGTGATCGCGCTGGCCACGGCGGGGGCGCTGGCGCTGGCCAGTTTCGTCAAGGCATCCGCGATGATTTTCCTCGGCGCGCCGCGCACCGAAGCGGCAGCGCACGCCCACGAATGCGGCCCGTGGATGCGCGGGCCGATGCTCGCCCTGGCGGGCGCCTGCGTCGGGATCGGCCTGGCACCCTGCGTGTTCTGGCCGGCGGTGGCGCGGGCGGTGGGCGCGTGGAACCCCGCGTGGGCCGGGGCCGAAATGCCTGCGCCGCTGTTCACCTTGAGCGCCGTGCAGTTTGCCCTGGCGGGGCTGTTCATCGCTGGCGGAACGTGGTTGTGGCGGCGGGCGCGCGCCAATGGACTGCGGCGGGCGTTGACGTGGGATTGCGGTTACGCCCGGCCGACCGCGCGCATGCAATACACGGGCGGGTCGTTCGCGGGCATCGCCGGCGGATGGTTTGCCTGGATTCTGCAGCCCGAGCGCGCGCTGCGTCGGCCGCGCGGCCCGTTCCCCGGGCGCGCGAGCCGGATCGAGCGCGTTCCCGAGACCGTGCTGGAACGCGGCATCGAGCCGGCGGGGCGCGTCGTGATGCGCGCGTCCGCGGCCGTGCGCCGGTTGCAGCACGGGCGGTTGCAATTCTACATCCTTTACCTCGCCGCCGGGGTGGCGGTGCTCGCGATGCTCGTCTGGTTGGAGGGAAGACCATGA
- a CDS encoding NADH-quinone oxidoreductase subunit H: MIAILEIILRLALWLVLAPLLPGIINKVKAWVAGRKGPPVLQLYYDLARLWQKGVVLSTLASPGFIAGPAVAWVALVGAALLLPLGPAGSALSFRGDVLLLVYLFAVARFCTAWAALETGSAFEGMGAAREVSYAVLAEAALITGILSLSVQTGSVTLAAMLSQPVGAGAVLLAAGLFAVLLAENCRVPFDDPNTHLELTMIHEVMVLDHSGPPLAAVLHGAAVKLLLFAVLLSQAVLPLNGLPPLLAAVTLGAAVLVVTVGVGLVESLLARFAFRRVPLLLTTAFLLCLFALLLAWKGGAT, encoded by the coding sequence ATGATCGCAATTCTGGAAATCATTCTGCGCCTGGCGCTCTGGCTCGTGCTCGCGCCGCTGCTGCCGGGCATCATCAACAAGGTGAAGGCCTGGGTGGCCGGGCGAAAAGGCCCGCCCGTGCTGCAACTCTATTACGACCTGGCGCGCCTGTGGCAAAAGGGTGTCGTGCTGAGCACGCTGGCGTCGCCGGGGTTCATCGCCGGTCCGGCGGTGGCGTGGGTGGCGCTGGTGGGCGCGGCGTTGTTGCTGCCGCTCGGTCCCGCCGGGAGCGCGCTGAGTTTCCGGGGCGACGTGCTGCTGCTGGTTTACCTGTTTGCCGTGGCGCGGTTTTGCACCGCGTGGGCCGCGCTGGAAACGGGCTCCGCCTTCGAGGGCATGGGCGCGGCGCGCGAGGTGAGCTACGCCGTGCTGGCCGAAGCGGCGCTCATCACGGGGATTTTGTCGCTGAGCGTGCAGACGGGCAGCGTCACGCTGGCGGCGATGCTGTCACAACCGGTGGGAGCAGGCGCCGTGCTGCTGGCCGCGGGCTTGTTCGCCGTGCTGCTGGCGGAGAATTGCCGCGTGCCCTTTGACGATCCGAACACGCACCTGGAACTGACGATGATCCACGAAGTCATGGTGCTCGATCACAGCGGGCCGCCGCTCGCGGCGGTGTTGCACGGGGCGGCGGTGAAGCTGTTGCTCTTCGCCGTGCTGTTGAGCCAGGCGGTGTTGCCGTTGAACGGCCTCCCGCCGTTGCTGGCCGCCGTCACGCTGGGGGCAGCCGTGCTGGTGGTGACCGTGGGCGTGGGCTTGGTGGAATCGTTGCTCGCGCGGTTCGCCTTCCGCCGCGTGCCGCTGCTGCTGACGACGGCATTTTTGCTTTGCCTCTTCGCCCTGCTGCTGGCGTGGAAAGGCGGCGCGACATGA
- a CDS encoding hydrogenase — translation MNTTVNLLIGLAMGLNLLALGSSRLPSIIRAMSVQGMALGLLPLLLEHELDWRVVAVALVTVAVKGFVIPQLLRRAMRAANIEREVEPFIGFVPSLLLGAAGTVAAVAGARALLLLPEHAGTLLVPGALASIFTGLILLVARAKAISQVCGYLIMENGIYLFGLLLIHSTPLLVESGILLDVTVGIFVTGIIVDRIQRAFDSLDTRKLTVLRE, via the coding sequence ATGAACACAACAGTGAATCTTTTGATCGGCCTCGCGATGGGGCTGAATCTGCTCGCGCTGGGCAGCAGCCGGCTGCCCTCGATCATTCGCGCCATGTCGGTGCAGGGGATGGCGCTGGGGTTGCTGCCGTTGCTGCTGGAACACGAACTCGACTGGCGGGTGGTGGCGGTCGCGCTGGTCACGGTGGCGGTGAAGGGGTTTGTGATTCCGCAGCTGCTGCGGCGGGCGATGCGCGCGGCGAACATCGAGCGCGAGGTCGAACCCTTCATCGGTTTCGTGCCGTCGCTGTTGCTCGGGGCCGCCGGGACGGTTGCGGCGGTGGCGGGCGCGCGGGCGCTGCTGTTGCTGCCGGAGCATGCCGGCACGCTGCTGGTGCCGGGCGCGCTGGCCTCGATTTTCACCGGGCTCATCCTGCTCGTGGCGCGGGCGAAGGCGATTTCGCAGGTCTGCGGTTATCTGATCATGGAAAATGGCATCTACCTGTTCGGGCTGCTGCTCATCCACTCGACGCCGCTGCTCGTCGAGTCGGGCATTCTGCTCGACGTCACGGTGGGCATCTTCGTGACCGGCATCATTGTGGACCGCATCCAGCGGGCGTTCGACTCGCTCGACACGCGCAAACTGACGGTGCTCCGAGAATGA
- a CDS encoding proton-conducting transporter membrane subunit, whose product MKELLLIIVPLAGAALAALWPGERTRPWLLPAVGLVHSVLAFWLLLEPPRVAPDAWLAFDPLARAVLPAVSLLFLVCAAYGVSYLRIRAERSNRVFVASLLAMLGLLSAGHQSRHLGLLWITTEALTLTAVPLLHFNGTARAFEATWKYLLVGGTGIAMSLLGSFCLGYASLYGGGTGDLTFGAMMAQGAGLSRPWVLIAWVLLLVGYGTKMGLAPMHTWKPDAYGEAPGIVGAMLAGGVTTVAFTALLRVRAVVDAAGAGAIADRTLLVIGLFSVVVAALFLLGTRDFKRMLAYSSVEHMGILVIGAGLGRAGVWAALFHVWTNCLTKGTLFLSAGNIRRAAGARTCDEVSGMAVVTPQSAALFVAGLFAVTACPPFGPFFSELRVLRAAIEGGHWAATGVFLGGLLFAFFGLTRLVFAIVDGRPRTPARTGGAHLRESIGVILPPLALLGFSLWLGLATPAVLRDAWTAAVAQLFPAS is encoded by the coding sequence ATGAAAGAACTCTTGCTCATCATCGTGCCGCTGGCGGGCGCGGCGCTGGCCGCCCTCTGGCCCGGCGAGCGCACCCGGCCGTGGCTGTTGCCGGCGGTCGGGTTGGTGCATTCGGTGCTGGCGTTCTGGCTGCTGCTGGAACCGCCGCGTGTCGCGCCGGATGCATGGCTGGCATTCGATCCATTGGCGCGGGCGGTGTTGCCGGCGGTGTCGTTGTTGTTCCTCGTGTGCGCGGCCTATGGCGTGTCCTACCTGCGCATCCGGGCGGAGCGGTCCAACCGCGTGTTCGTGGCGTCGCTGCTGGCGATGCTGGGGTTGCTGAGCGCCGGTCATCAGTCGCGGCATCTGGGGTTGCTGTGGATCACGACGGAGGCGCTCACATTGACCGCGGTGCCGCTCCTGCATTTCAACGGCACGGCGCGCGCCTTTGAAGCGACCTGGAAATACCTGCTCGTCGGCGGCACGGGCATCGCGATGTCGCTGCTGGGCTCATTTTGCCTGGGTTATGCCTCGCTGTATGGGGGCGGGACGGGCGACCTGACGTTTGGCGCGATGATGGCCCAGGGCGCCGGCCTGTCGCGGCCCTGGGTGCTGATCGCCTGGGTGCTGTTGCTGGTTGGCTACGGAACCAAGATGGGCCTCGCGCCCATGCACACGTGGAAGCCCGATGCCTACGGCGAAGCGCCGGGCATCGTGGGCGCCATGCTCGCGGGCGGCGTCACCACCGTGGCGTTTACCGCCTTGTTGCGCGTGCGCGCCGTGGTGGACGCGGCGGGAGCCGGCGCCATCGCCGACCGCACGCTGCTCGTCATCGGGCTCTTTTCCGTGGTGGTGGCGGCGTTGTTCCTGCTGGGAACCCGCGATTTCAAACGGATGCTCGCGTATTCGAGCGTCGAGCACATGGGCATTCTGGTCATCGGCGCCGGGCTCGGCCGCGCGGGAGTGTGGGCGGCGCTCTTCCATGTCTGGACGAACTGCCTCACCAAGGGAACGCTGTTTCTGAGCGCGGGCAACATTCGGCGGGCGGCGGGCGCGCGCACCTGCGATGAAGTGAGCGGCATGGCGGTGGTCACGCCCCAGTCGGCGGCGCTCTTCGTGGCCGGTCTGTTCGCCGTCACCGCGTGTCCGCCGTTCGGCCCGTTCTTCAGTGAACTGCGCGTGCTGCGCGCGGCGATCGAAGGCGGCCACTGGGCCGCGACGGGTGTGTTCCTGGGCGGACTCCTGTTCGCCTTTTTCGGTCTGACGCGGCTGGTGTTTGCCATCGTGGATGGCCGGCCGCGCACGCCGGCCCGGACGGGCGGCGCGCATCTCCGTGAAAGCATCGGCGTCATCCTGCCGCCGCTGGCGTTGCTCGGCTTTTCCCTGTGGCTCGGCCTGGCGACGCCGGCGGTGCTGCGCGACGCCTGGACGGCGGCTGTTGCCCAACTTTTCCCCGCGTCATGA
- a CDS encoding hydrogenase: MSTTSPFALLANATSLPWADVPAWTVAEFVRRTAAELARGARLCAWFGVPDHDAVRLVAVLAFDADNTLAVGRSAPVTGSYPSLTVMNAQAHLFEREVWEQHALVPEGHPWLKPVRRSAGTAPANGDFFRVDGPEIHEVAVGPVHAGVIEPGHFRFQCAGEEVLHLEIALGYQHRGVEEALVGGPHLATMCQMETAAGDSTVAHATAHASVMEALAGTEAPLRAQWLRAVALELERLANHTGDLGALANDVAFLPTASACGKLRGDFLNLTALLCGNRFGRGLVRPGGCRFDLEPDRGARMRERLRPVLADTEQAAVWLWDAASVRARFENVGKVFARQAAEIGLVGLAARACGLVRDVRYDHPAGWHRFAQMPVAVWPDGDVFARARVRWLEIQRSGKFLEEQLAVPPEGGVRIEPGPLAGDTLAVALTEGWRGEVCHVALTDAGGRFRRYKIVDPSFHNWTGMVLALRGQAISDFPICNKSFNLSYCGFDL, translated from the coding sequence ATGAGCACCACCTCGCCCTTTGCCCTGCTGGCCAATGCCACGAGTCTGCCGTGGGCCGATGTGCCCGCGTGGACGGTGGCGGAGTTCGTGCGCCGGACCGCGGCGGAACTGGCGCGCGGCGCGCGGCTGTGCGCGTGGTTTGGTGTGCCCGATCACGACGCCGTGCGGCTGGTGGCCGTGCTCGCCTTTGACGCCGACAACACGCTGGCCGTCGGGCGCAGCGCGCCGGTGACGGGCAGCTACCCGTCCCTCACCGTGATGAATGCGCAGGCGCATCTGTTCGAGCGCGAAGTCTGGGAACAGCATGCGCTCGTGCCGGAAGGCCATCCCTGGCTGAAACCCGTGCGACGCAGTGCCGGCACGGCGCCGGCGAACGGCGATTTTTTCCGCGTGGACGGGCCTGAGATTCACGAGGTCGCCGTCGGGCCGGTGCATGCGGGCGTCATCGAACCGGGGCATTTTCGTTTTCAATGCGCCGGCGAGGAAGTGTTGCACCTGGAGATCGCGCTGGGCTATCAGCATCGTGGCGTGGAGGAGGCGCTCGTGGGCGGACCGCATCTGGCCACGATGTGCCAGATGGAAACGGCCGCCGGTGATTCGACCGTGGCGCACGCGACTGCGCACGCCTCGGTGATGGAAGCGCTCGCCGGCACTGAGGCGCCGTTGCGCGCCCAATGGCTGCGGGCGGTCGCGCTCGAACTGGAGCGGCTCGCCAACCACACGGGCGACCTGGGCGCGCTGGCGAACGACGTCGCCTTTCTGCCCACGGCCTCGGCGTGCGGCAAACTCCGCGGCGATTTTCTGAATCTCACCGCGCTGCTTTGCGGCAACCGCTTCGGCCGTGGCTTGGTGCGGCCGGGCGGCTGCCGCTTCGACCTCGAACCCGATCGCGGCGCGCGAATGCGCGAACGCCTGCGCCCGGTGCTGGCCGACACTGAGCAGGCCGCCGTCTGGTTGTGGGACGCCGCATCGGTCCGGGCACGTTTCGAGAATGTGGGCAAGGTGTTTGCCCGACAGGCCGCCGAAATCGGCCTGGTGGGCCTGGCGGCCCGGGCGTGCGGGCTGGTGCGCGACGTGCGTTATGATCATCCGGCGGGCTGGCATCGCTTTGCGCAGATGCCCGTGGCGGTGTGGCCCGATGGCGACGTCTTTGCGCGGGCGCGGGTGCGCTGGCTGGAAATTCAACGCTCGGGAAAATTTCTTGAAGAACAACTCGCGGTGCCGCCCGAGGGCGGGGTGCGCATCGAACCCGGACCGCTGGCCGGCGACACCCTGGCGGTGGCGCTCACGGAAGGCTGGCGCGGCGAGGTCTGCCACGTGGCCTTGACGGATGCCGGGGGCCGGTTCCGCCGCTACAAGATCGTGGACCCTTCGTTCCACAACTGGACGGGCATGGTGCTGGCGCTGCGCGGCCAGGCGATCTCGGATTTTCCCATCTGCAACAAGAGCTTCAACCTCTCGTATTGCGGCTTCGACCTCTAA